From a region of the Rhodococcus sp. 4CII genome:
- the sufB gene encoding Fe-S cluster assembly protein SufB, with translation MTVTSDQVTPTASANAEPLTQEETIASLGHYGYGWSDSDEAGASAQRGLSEDVVRDISAKKSEPDWMLDIRLRALKTFDKKPMPNWGSNLEGIDFDNIKYFVRSSEKQAESWEDLPEDIKNTYDKLGIPEAEKQRLVAGVAAQYESEVVYHSIREDLESQGVIFLDTDTGLKQHPELFQEYFGTVIPAGDNKFSALNTAVWSGGSFIYVPPGVHVDIPLQAYFRINTENMGQFERTLIIVDEGASVHYVEGCTAPIYKSDSLHSAVVEIIVKKGGHCRYTTIQNWSNNVYNLVTKRTKVEAGGSMEWIDGNIGSKVTMKYPAVWMMGEHARGEVLSVAFAGEGQHQDTGAKMLHLAPHTSSTIISKSVARGGGRASYRGLVQVNKGAHGSKSTVKCDALLVDQISRSDTYPYVDIREDDVTMGHEATVSKVSDDQLFYLMSRGLTEDEAMATVVRGFVEPIAKELPMEYALELNRLIELQMEGAVG, from the coding sequence ATGACCGTCACATCAGACCAGGTGACACCCACTGCGTCGGCTAACGCCGAGCCGCTCACGCAGGAAGAAACCATCGCGTCACTCGGGCATTACGGGTACGGCTGGTCCGATTCCGACGAGGCCGGTGCCAGTGCACAGCGCGGTCTGTCCGAAGACGTCGTGCGCGACATCTCGGCGAAGAAGAGCGAACCGGACTGGATGCTCGACATCCGGCTGCGCGCGCTGAAGACGTTCGACAAGAAGCCGATGCCGAACTGGGGTTCCAACCTCGAAGGCATCGACTTCGACAACATCAAGTACTTCGTGCGCTCGAGCGAGAAGCAGGCCGAGAGCTGGGAAGACCTGCCCGAGGACATCAAGAACACGTACGACAAGCTGGGCATCCCCGAGGCCGAGAAGCAGCGCCTCGTCGCCGGTGTCGCCGCTCAGTACGAGTCCGAGGTGGTCTACCACTCGATCCGCGAGGACCTCGAGTCGCAGGGCGTCATCTTCCTCGACACCGACACCGGACTGAAGCAGCACCCCGAGCTGTTCCAGGAGTACTTCGGCACCGTCATCCCCGCCGGCGACAACAAGTTCTCCGCACTGAACACCGCCGTGTGGTCGGGTGGTTCCTTCATCTACGTCCCGCCGGGCGTGCACGTCGACATCCCGCTGCAGGCCTACTTCCGGATCAACACGGAGAACATGGGCCAGTTCGAGCGGACCCTGATCATCGTCGACGAGGGCGCCTCGGTGCACTACGTCGAGGGCTGCACGGCGCCGATCTACAAGTCGGACTCCCTGCACTCCGCGGTGGTCGAGATCATCGTGAAGAAGGGCGGCCACTGCCGCTACACGACCATCCAGAACTGGTCGAACAACGTCTACAACCTGGTCACCAAGCGCACCAAGGTCGAGGCCGGCGGATCCATGGAGTGGATCGACGGCAACATCGGTTCCAAGGTCACCATGAAATACCCGGCCGTCTGGATGATGGGCGAGCACGCCCGCGGCGAGGTGCTCTCCGTGGCGTTCGCCGGCGAGGGTCAGCACCAGGACACCGGTGCCAAGATGCTGCATCTCGCGCCGCACACGTCGTCGACGATCATCAGCAAGTCGGTGGCCCGTGGCGGCGGTCGCGCGTCCTACCGCGGACTGGTGCAGGTCAACAAGGGAGCCCACGGTTCCAAGTCGACCGTCAAGTGTGACGCCCTGCTGGTCGATCAGATCAGCCGCTCCGACACGTACCCCTACGTGGACATCCGCGAGGACGACGTGACCATGGGACACGAGGCGACCGTGTCGAAGGTGAGCGACGACCAGCTGTTCTACCTGATGAGCCGCGGGCTCACCGAGGACGAGGCCATGGCCACGGTCGTGCGCGGCTTCGTCGAGCCGATCGCCAAGGAACTCCCGATGGAGTACGCCCTCGAATTGAACCGCCTGATCGAACTGCAGATGGAAGGGGCGGTGGGTTAG
- a CDS encoding metalloregulator ArsR/SmtB family transcription factor, with protein MKTDTAPRAGKESAAHAPSSAAPVGTASPVAVGHEGHTRAAVVKLLLEEGPITASEIGTRLGLSAAGVRRHLDALLESGEAREASSVAVRHRGRGRPAKHFQITAKGRGRLGHAYDDLAGAAMRQLREVGGDAAITEFARRRVQAIVGNVTPAADQSAEGLESTADAIADAFTNAGFAASTRPVGNGVQICQHHCPVSHVAEEFPELCEAEKAAFAQLLGTHVQRLATIANGDCACTTHVPLVPPSGPQ; from the coding sequence GTGAAAACGGATACGGCACCACGTGCAGGCAAGGAAAGCGCAGCTCACGCGCCTTCCTCCGCGGCGCCCGTCGGAACCGCGTCACCCGTTGCCGTCGGACACGAAGGACACACGCGCGCCGCCGTCGTGAAACTCCTCCTCGAAGAGGGACCCATCACGGCATCGGAAATCGGCACCCGGCTCGGTCTGAGCGCCGCCGGTGTCCGGCGACACCTCGACGCACTGCTCGAGTCCGGTGAGGCGCGCGAGGCGTCCTCCGTCGCCGTGCGTCACCGCGGACGGGGACGGCCCGCGAAGCACTTCCAGATCACCGCCAAGGGCCGCGGCAGGCTCGGTCACGCCTACGACGACCTCGCGGGCGCCGCCATGCGTCAACTCCGTGAGGTCGGGGGAGATGCCGCGATCACCGAATTCGCCCGTCGGCGGGTCCAGGCGATCGTCGGAAATGTGACACCCGCCGCCGATCAGAGCGCCGAGGGTCTCGAATCCACCGCGGACGCCATCGCCGACGCCTTCACCAACGCCGGGTTCGCCGCGTCGACGCGGCCCGTCGGCAACGGCGTACAGATCTGCCAGCACCACTGCCCGGTCTCGCACGTGGCAGAGGAGTTCCCGGAACTGTGCGAAGCCGAGAAGGCAGCGTTCGCCCAGTTGCTCGGCACTCACGTCCAACGGCTCGCGACCATCGCGAACGGTGACTGCGCATGCACAACCCACGTTCCACTCGTTCCGCCGTCCGGTCCCCAATAG
- the mptB gene encoding polyprenol phosphomannose-dependent alpha 1,6 mannosyltransferase MptB has product MPQTPENPEPTRAEPNFTARAALRHPAELVRRALGVDGRSPRTSVAAALHGEEAETAGLNPQETAQLRGIRRFGATGAVLMAVGALGAGAQPVLQNPVQGLRVIGLPARIPSVALTLTMTGTVMIVLAWLLLGRFAIGSLHSGAVRRLNRSQLDRTLLLWIIPLSVAPPMFSKDVYSYLAQSEIAARGLDPYAIGPAGALGVDHVLTRTVPTIWRDTPAPYGPLFLWMGRGISWLTGENIVAGIFLHRLLALAGVAMIVWALPRLARRCGVAEVSALWLGAANPLLLFHLVAGIHNEALMLGLMLAGMELALRAIERADPIRGQSLLLLLSGAALIALSSTIKIPSLLALGFVGMALARRWGATPRAVLSAAGLLGGVALAVTLVISTSSGLGIGWVHTLGTANAVRSWMSIPTLLGLGTGLAGVLLGLGDHTTAVLSLTRPIAAVAAAFITLRMLVATLVGRIHAVGALGLSLGAVVLLFPVVQPWYLLWAVLPLAAWATAPAFRVPAIVFSSIVSVILMPNGGEYQPFVIVQAAIATIFTAGTLIVITRNRLPWRVGSGQPATPPEARDATPGDAGTESRGTGRVTPGQGLR; this is encoded by the coding sequence GTGCCGCAGACCCCCGAGAACCCGGAGCCGACCCGCGCGGAGCCGAACTTCACGGCTCGCGCCGCTCTCCGACATCCGGCCGAACTCGTCCGCCGGGCTCTGGGCGTCGACGGACGGTCGCCGCGGACCTCGGTGGCGGCGGCGCTGCACGGCGAGGAGGCGGAGACCGCCGGACTGAACCCGCAGGAGACAGCCCAACTGCGCGGGATCCGCCGATTCGGTGCGACCGGGGCCGTCCTCATGGCGGTGGGTGCGCTGGGCGCCGGCGCCCAGCCCGTGCTCCAGAACCCGGTCCAGGGGCTCCGCGTGATCGGCCTCCCCGCCCGGATCCCGAGCGTCGCCCTGACCCTGACCATGACCGGCACCGTGATGATCGTCCTCGCGTGGCTCCTCCTCGGACGGTTCGCGATCGGAAGCCTGCATTCGGGGGCGGTGCGCCGCCTCAACCGGTCGCAGCTCGACCGCACGCTGCTGCTGTGGATCATCCCGCTGTCCGTCGCCCCGCCGATGTTCAGCAAGGACGTCTACTCGTACCTCGCCCAGAGTGAGATCGCGGCCCGCGGTCTCGACCCCTACGCCATCGGCCCCGCGGGCGCCCTCGGAGTCGACCACGTCCTGACCCGGACCGTGCCGACCATCTGGCGGGACACCCCCGCCCCGTACGGCCCGCTGTTCCTCTGGATGGGACGCGGAATCAGCTGGCTGACCGGCGAGAACATCGTCGCCGGGATCTTCCTGCACCGGTTGCTCGCCCTCGCCGGTGTGGCCATGATCGTGTGGGCGCTCCCCCGCCTGGCGCGGCGCTGCGGCGTCGCCGAGGTCAGCGCACTCTGGCTGGGCGCGGCCAATCCCCTGCTGCTGTTCCACCTGGTCGCCGGCATCCACAACGAGGCCCTCATGCTCGGTCTCATGCTGGCCGGCATGGAACTGGCCCTGCGGGCGATCGAACGCGCCGACCCGATCCGTGGACAGTCCCTCCTGCTGCTGCTGTCGGGGGCGGCACTCATCGCGCTCTCGTCGACGATCAAGATCCCGTCACTGCTCGCGCTGGGGTTCGTCGGAATGGCGCTGGCCCGGCGCTGGGGCGCGACACCGAGGGCGGTCCTGTCCGCCGCCGGTCTCCTCGGCGGAGTGGCCCTGGCCGTCACCCTCGTCATCAGCACGTCCAGCGGCCTCGGCATCGGGTGGGTCCACACCCTCGGCACCGCGAACGCCGTCCGCAGCTGGATGTCGATCCCCACTCTCCTCGGCCTGGGCACCGGGCTGGCCGGTGTCCTGCTCGGGCTCGGCGACCACACGACGGCGGTGCTGAGCCTGACCCGGCCGATCGCGGCAGTCGCTGCGGCGTTCATCACACTGCGGATGCTCGTCGCGACTCTGGTCGGACGCATCCACGCGGTCGGCGCGCTCGGACTGTCCCTCGGCGCGGTCGTCCTGCTCTTTCCCGTCGTGCAGCCCTGGTATCTGCTGTGGGCCGTCCTCCCGCTCGCGGCGTGGGCGACCGCGCCCGCCTTCCGTGTCCCCGCCATCGTCTTCTCGTCGATCGTGAGCGTCATCCTGATGCCGAACGGAGGCGAGTACCAGCCGTTCGTCATCGTGCAGGCGGCCATCGCCACCATCTTCACCGCCGGAACGCTCATCGTGATCACCCGGAACCGGCTCCCGTGGCGGGTCGGTTCGGGACAGCCGGCGACCCCACCGGAGGCCCGGGATGCGACGCCGGGCGACGCCGGTACCGAAAGCCGGGGCACCGGCCGGGTCACACCCGGCCAAGGCTTACGCTGA
- a CDS encoding ABC transporter ATP-binding protein yields the protein MTSRTPGSAQPAVRLEGVVKTFDGVRAVDGLDLTVEPAQVVALLGPNGAGKTTTVEMCEGFVRPDSGTVRVLGLDPVEDAGAVRARIGVMLQGGGAYPGSRAGEMLDLVAAYSADPLDPDWLLRSLGLEESRRTPYRRLSGGQQQRLSLACALVGRPELVFLDEPTAGLDAQARLLVWELVDALRRDGVSVLLTTHLMDEAEELADRLVIIDHGSIVASGTPAEVTSRGAEGQLRLTAPAGLDTEPLARTLPDGFRVAESGPGTYLVEGPIDPKVVASVASWCADLDALISDIRVDQRSLEDVFLELTGRELRG from the coding sequence GTGACCTCGCGAACGCCCGGATCGGCGCAACCTGCTGTACGCCTGGAAGGTGTGGTGAAAACCTTCGACGGTGTTCGGGCCGTCGACGGACTCGACCTCACCGTCGAGCCGGCACAGGTCGTGGCGTTGCTCGGGCCCAACGGTGCGGGCAAGACCACCACCGTCGAGATGTGTGAGGGATTCGTCCGCCCGGACAGCGGCACCGTCCGCGTCCTCGGACTCGACCCCGTCGAGGATGCCGGGGCCGTCCGCGCCCGGATCGGCGTGATGCTCCAGGGCGGCGGCGCCTACCCGGGTTCGCGCGCCGGCGAGATGCTCGACCTCGTCGCGGCGTACTCCGCCGATCCCCTCGACCCCGACTGGTTGCTGCGCAGCCTCGGCCTCGAGGAGTCCCGTCGCACCCCGTACCGCCGGCTGTCCGGTGGTCAGCAGCAGCGCCTGTCCCTGGCGTGCGCGCTCGTCGGCCGCCCGGAACTGGTTTTCCTCGACGAGCCCACCGCCGGGCTCGACGCCCAGGCCCGGTTGCTGGTGTGGGAACTGGTCGACGCGCTGCGCCGCGACGGTGTCAGCGTCCTGCTCACGACGCACCTGATGGACGAGGCCGAGGAACTCGCGGACCGGCTCGTCATCATCGACCACGGCTCGATCGTCGCGTCGGGCACACCCGCCGAGGTCACCAGCCGAGGCGCCGAAGGCCAGCTGCGGCTCACCGCGCCCGCCGGTCTCGACACCGAACCCCTCGCGAGAACACTTCCCGACGGCTTCCGGGTGGCCGAGTCCGGGCCCGGCACCTACCTCGTCGAGGGTCCGATCGACCCGAAAGTGGTGGCCTCGGTCGCGTCGTGGTGCGCCGATCTGGACGCCCTGATCAGCGATATCCGCGTCGACCAGCGCAGCCTCGAGGACGTCTTCCTCGAACTCACCGGCCGGGAACTGAGGGGATGA
- a CDS encoding ABC transporter permease, translated as MTMSTSDRLTENRFAPGTFAPDPRPSGASVMLRAQTALELKLLLRNGEQLLLTMFIPITLLVGLCLLPIGDLGTSRVDKVVPAVMMVAVMSTAFTGQAIAVGFDRRYGALKRLGATPLPTWGIIAGKSAAVVIVVALQSVLLGSIGLALGWRPSAWGLVLGAVIIALGTVTFAAMGLLLGGTLRAEIVLALANILWFVMVGVGSVVFATGDLPWLLHTGARLIPSGALAHALDAALSGSVDLLSVVVLVVWGAVAGVLAAKMFRFT; from the coding sequence ATGACGATGAGCACCAGTGACCGTCTGACGGAGAATCGTTTCGCCCCGGGCACGTTCGCACCCGATCCCCGCCCGAGCGGTGCGTCGGTGATGTTGCGGGCGCAGACCGCGCTCGAACTGAAACTGCTCCTGCGCAACGGGGAACAGCTGCTGCTGACCATGTTCATCCCGATCACCCTGCTGGTCGGTCTGTGTCTGCTCCCGATCGGTGACCTCGGCACGTCGCGGGTCGACAAGGTGGTCCCCGCCGTGATGATGGTGGCGGTGATGTCCACAGCGTTCACCGGCCAGGCGATCGCCGTCGGTTTCGACCGCAGGTACGGCGCACTCAAACGACTCGGCGCCACTCCCCTCCCGACGTGGGGAATCATCGCCGGGAAGAGTGCCGCCGTCGTGATCGTCGTCGCACTGCAATCGGTTCTCCTGGGTTCGATCGGACTGGCGCTCGGCTGGCGGCCGAGTGCGTGGGGACTCGTTCTCGGCGCCGTGATCATCGCGCTGGGCACCGTCACGTTCGCGGCGATGGGGCTGCTGCTCGGTGGCACCCTCCGCGCCGAGATCGTCCTCGCCCTCGCCAACATTCTGTGGTTCGTGATGGTCGGTGTGGGCAGTGTGGTTTTCGCCACCGGCGATCTGCCGTGGCTCCTGCACACCGGTGCGCGGCTGATCCCGTCCGGCGCGCTCGCGCATGCGCTGGACGCGGCGCTGTCGGGGTCGGTGGACCTGCTCAGCGTCGTCGTCCTCGTCGTGTGGGGTGCGGTGGCCGGGGTCCTGGCAGCGAAGATGTTCCGATTTACGTGA